The stretch of DNA ACGAACTGCGTGCTCGGCTCGGTCGAGGCCTCGACGTAGCTGACGCCCGACTTCGACCCGAGGAAGCGGTGCGTCGGGCTCGAGTCGGTCACCGAGAAGCTGAATGCGGCCGAGTTCCCGATGACGGCACCGGCGGCGGGCGACAGGAAGGCGACGTCGGGCGCCTCAGCGTCGGCCGCGGAGGCGGAGAGGGCTCCGAGGGGAGCGATTCCGGCAGCGATCGCCGCGGTGACAGCGACAGCGAACCAGGATTTGAGCGTCTTCGACAACGTCGGAACTTTCGTGTGCGGGCTCGCCGAACACACACGCGGGTACAGCTCGGGCGCTGTCGGGGGTGGTAAGCGTGCCCCTCATTGGGGGGGACGTGGGCACTCTATTGGAGCCGCCCATGCGTTCGCAACGATCGATGTGGTAACGGTCCCGCAACGGCTCGACGGGCTCGCCGAGTCAGCGCGAGAGCATCCCCATGACGCCCGAGATCACGAAGTACGCGCCGACCGCCGCGACCGAGACCCAGATCGCGACGCGGTTGAACGACGGCGGCTTCGGCGTGTTCTTGTCGCGCAATTCGTCGTCGGGAAGGTAGTCGTTCATGGTCGGCTCACCGTCTCACTTCACCAGGGGGAAGAGGATCGTCTCACGGATGCCGAGCCCGGTTAGCGCCATCAGCAGACGGTCGATGCCCATGCCCATGCCGCCCGTCGGGGGCATGCCGTGCTCGAGGGCCCGGAGGAACTCCTCGTCGACGCGCATCGCCTCGGGGTCGCCCTTCGAGGCGAGCAGGGCCTGCTCGACGAAGCGCTCGCGCTGAATGACCGGGTCGACCAGCTCCGAGTACCCGGTGGCCAGTTCGAAGCCGCGGACGTAGAGGTCCCACTTCTCGACGACCCCGGCCTTCGAGCGGTGGTCGCGCACGAGCGGCGAGGTGTCGACCGGAAAGTCCAGAACGAACGTCGGTGCGACGAGTCCCGGCTTGACGAAGTGCTCCCAGAGCTCCTCGACGTACTTGCCGCGCAGCGGGTGCTCGATCTCGATGCCGACGCTCTCGGCGAGCGCCGTGAGCTCGTCCTGAGGCGTCTCCGGCGTGACCTGCACTCCGGCGGCCTCGCTCAGCGACTCGTACATGCCGATGCGCGCCCATTCGCCGCCGAGGTCGTACTCGGTGCCGTCGGCCCAGGTGACGACGTGCGAGCCGTAGGCGTCGAGGGCGGCGTTCTGGATGAGCTCCTGGGTGAGGTCGGCGATGCCGTTGTAGTCGCTGTACGCCTGGTAGGCCTCGAGCATCGCGAACTCGGGCGAGTGCGTCGAGTCGGCGCCCTCGTTGCGGAAGTTGCGGTTGATCTCGAAGATGCGCTCGAGCCCGCCGACGGCGGCGCGCTTGAGGAACAGCTCCGGGGCGATGCGCAGGTACAGGTCGATGTCGAACGCATTGCTGTGAGTGATGAAGGGGCGGGCCGCCGCACCGCCGTGCTGCACCTGCAGCATCGGCGTCTCGAGTTCGAGGAAGTCATGCGAATCGAAGGTGCGACGCAGCGACGCGACCGCCTTCGCGCGTGCCCGCACCGTCTCTCGGGCCTGCTCTCTGACGATGAGGTCGAGGTAGCGGCTGCGCACCCGCGATTCCTCGCTCAGCTCGGCGTGCAGGTTGGGCAGGGGCAGCACCGCCTTCGAGGCGATGCGCCACTCGGCGACGAGCACCGACAGCTCACCGCGGCGGGAGGTGATGACCTCGCCGCGGACGAAGAGGTGGTCGCCGAGGTCGACGAGCTCCTTCCACCGGTCGAGCGAGTCCTGCCCGACCTCGGCGAGGCTCAGCATCGCCTGGATGCGCTCGCCGTCGCCGGCTTGGAGGGCGGCGAAGCAGAGCTTGCCGGTGTTGCGGAGGTGCACGATGCGCCCGGCGAGGGCGACGGTCTCGCCCGTCGCGACATCGGCCTCGAGATCGGTGTGACGGGCTCGGACCTTCGCGATGGTGTCGGTGATGGGCACCTCGACCGGGTACGCCTCGGTGCCCTCGTCGATCAGCCGCTCGCGCTTGGCGAGGCGGACCGCCTTCTGCTCGCTGACGTCGTCGTCGGCGTCGAAGGGCTCGGGAGCGTCGGGATTCTCGGACAAGAGGTCTCCAGGATCGGGTGGGAACGGCCCCTCAACGGTACCCCGCAGGCGGACCCGCGGTCGGCGCGGGGTCCTGGGCAGGGGCGGCGCTGACACCGGCGCGGACGTCAGCGGAGGTAGATGCTCTCGTTGTCGATCAGACGGGTGCCCCCCACATCGGCGGCGATGAGGACCAGGGCTCGACCTCGGTGTCCGTCATCGACCGGCGTGAAGGTGGTGGGGTCGACGATCGCGAGGTAGTCCAGCGTCACGAGCCGTTCGCCCATCAACGCCGACTGCGCCGCAGCGATCGCGGCGTCGATGCCCGCATCGGCCGACGATGCCGCGGCTTCGAGCGCACGGGACAGCGCCAGGGCGGCGATCCGCTCCCCCGACCCGAGGCGCCGGTTGCGGCTCGAGCGGGCGAGACCGTCGTCCTCGCGCACGATCTCGACGGTCTCGATGGTGATCGGGAAGTCGAGGTCGCGCACCATCCGTTCCACGAGGAACGCCTGCTGGGCGTCCTTGCGTCCGAAGACGGCGACGTCGGGACCCACGATGTGGAAGAGCTTCGACACGACGGTGAGCACGCCGTCGAAATGGCCGCGGCGGCTCCTGCCCTCGAAGCGGTCGGCGATGGCGCCGCCGGAGACGCGGGTCGCCGGGAAGCCGTTCGGATACATCTCCTCGCCCGACGGTGCGAAGACGAAGAGCCCGTCCGCGACGGAACCGAGGAGCTCGACATCGGAGTCGAGGGTGCGCGGGTAGGCCTCGAGGTCGGCCTTCTCGCCGAACTGGAGCGGGTTCACGAAGACGGAGACGACGACGATGTCGGCCACCTCGCGCGCCCGCTCGACGAGGGCGAGGTGTCCGGCGTGCAGGGCGCCCATCGTCGGCACCAGCGCTACCCGTGCTCGCGGCGCCCCGCCGGTCTCGATCTCGGCGCGCGCGCTGCGGACGCGTTCGCGGATGCCCGCGATCGTGTGCTCGACGATCGGCTGCGTCACCGGTCCTCCCGCCCTTCGTCGAAACCGGTCTCGCGCAGAACGGCGAGATCGATGCTATCCGGCTGGGCACGGGCCAACGCGTAGTCGAGACTCGAGCGGGCGATGCCCCCGAGAACCCGCCCGGGCGCCTCGACGTCGATCGATCTCAGCAGACCGACGGCCTGGTCGACGATCGCGCTCGAGAACGTCGACACCGTCGCGATCGCCTCGGCATACGTCGGCCGGTCCTCCTCGGCGATGAGGACGGGCTCCCCGCCCATCTCGACGACGAGCGCCTGACCGATGGGCTGCACCGCGGCGGGCGCGGTGACCGCGAACCAGGCTTCGGGGAGCCGCGCGAGGTCGACGCTCGTACCGGTGAAGGCCATGGCCGGATGGATGGCGATGGGGATCGCCCCTGCCCGAGCGGCCGGGGCGAGCACGGCGGTGCCGAACTCCGCTGCCGTGTGGACGACGATCTGGCCGGGCTGCCATGCGCCCACGGCGGCGAGCCCCTCGACCAGGCCGGTCAGCTCGGCGGTCGGCACCGCGAGGATGACGAGTTCGCTGCGCTCGAGGACCTCGGGCACCTCGAGGATCGGCACGGCCGGGAGGATCGACGAGGCGCGCTCCCTGCTCTGCTCCGACACCGCCGAGATCCCGGTGAGGGCATGCCCTGCGCCGGCGAGCGCGGCCGCGAGGACCGGGCCGACACGTCCGGCGCCGA from Herbiconiux sp. L3-i23 encodes:
- the panC gene encoding pantoate--beta-alanine ligase, whose amino-acid sequence is MTQPIVEHTIAGIRERVRSARAEIETGGAPRARVALVPTMGALHAGHLALVERAREVADIVVVSVFVNPLQFGEKADLEAYPRTLDSDVELLGSVADGLFVFAPSGEEMYPNGFPATRVSGGAIADRFEGRSRRGHFDGVLTVVSKLFHIVGPDVAVFGRKDAQQAFLVERMVRDLDFPITIETVEIVREDDGLARSSRNRRLGSGERIAALALSRALEAAASSADAGIDAAIAAAQSALMGERLVTLDYLAIVDPTTFTPVDDGHRGRALVLIAADVGGTRLIDNESIYLR
- the lysS gene encoding lysine--tRNA ligase, coding for MSENPDAPEPFDADDDVSEQKAVRLAKRERLIDEGTEAYPVEVPITDTIAKVRARHTDLEADVATGETVALAGRIVHLRNTGKLCFAALQAGDGERIQAMLSLAEVGQDSLDRWKELVDLGDHLFVRGEVITSRRGELSVLVAEWRIASKAVLPLPNLHAELSEESRVRSRYLDLIVREQARETVRARAKAVASLRRTFDSHDFLELETPMLQVQHGGAAARPFITHSNAFDIDLYLRIAPELFLKRAAVGGLERIFEINRNFRNEGADSTHSPEFAMLEAYQAYSDYNGIADLTQELIQNAALDAYGSHVVTWADGTEYDLGGEWARIGMYESLSEAAGVQVTPETPQDELTALAESVGIEIEHPLRGKYVEELWEHFVKPGLVAPTFVLDFPVDTSPLVRDHRSKAGVVEKWDLYVRGFELATGYSELVDPVIQRERFVEQALLASKGDPEAMRVDEEFLRALEHGMPPTGGMGMGIDRLLMALTGLGIRETILFPLVK
- a CDS encoding Rossmann-like and DUF2520 domain-containing protein, whose amino-acid sequence is MQRSGRLGVGVIGAGRVGPVLAAALAGAGHALTGISAVSEQSRERASSILPAVPILEVPEVLERSELVILAVPTAELTGLVEGLAAVGAWQPGQIVVHTAAEFGTAVLAPAARAGAIPIAIHPAMAFTGTSVDLARLPEAWFAVTAPAAVQPIGQALVVEMGGEPVLIAEEDRPTYAEAIATVSTFSSAIVDQAVGLLRSIDVEAPGRVLGGIARSSLDYALARAQPDSIDLAVLRETGFDEGREDR